The following proteins are encoded in a genomic region of Nicotiana sylvestris chromosome 4, ASM39365v2, whole genome shotgun sequence:
- the LOC104231681 gene encoding cytokinin riboside 5'-monophosphate phosphoribohydrolase LOG1-like, with the protein MENNHQTQINPSSQLTKPSRFKRICVFCGSSPGNKPSYQLAAIQLANQLVERNIDLVYGGGSVGLMGLVSQAVFNGGRHVLGVIPKTLMPREITGESVGEVRAVSGMHQRKAEMARQADAFIALPGGYGTLEELLEVITWAQLGIHDKPVGLLNVDGYYNSLLSFIDKAVDEGFVTPSARHIIISAPTAHELMSKLEDYVPKHNGVAPKLSWEMEQQLGYTTTKLEIAR; encoded by the exons ATGGAAAATAATCACCAAACACAAATTAACCCTTCTTCTCAGCTCACAAAGCCTTCAAGATTTAAGAGAATATGTGTTTTTTGTGGGAGTAGTCCTGGCAATAAACCTAGTTATCAGCTTGCTGCTATTCAACTTGCCAACCAACTG GTTGAAAGGAACATCGACTTGGTTTATGGAGGTGGAAGTGTTGGCTTAATGGGTCTAGTCTctcaagcagtttttaatggtGGCCGCCACGTGTTAGG GGTAATTCCTAAAACTCTTATGCCAAGAGAG aTTACAGGAGAGAGTGTTGGAGAAGTGAGGGCAGTCTCAGGGATGCACCAAAGAAAGGCAGAAATGGCAAGGCAAGCTGATGCATTTATAGCCTTACCAG GTGGCTATGGGACATTAGAGGAACTCTTAGAAGTCATCACTTGGGCTCAATTAGGCATTCATGATAAACCA GTAGGTTTACTTAATGTAGATGGGTACTACAATTCATTATTGTCATTTATAGACAAAGCTGTTGATGAAGGTTTCGTCACACCTTCTGCCCGTCACATAATTATTTCTGCCCCAACTGCCCACGAACTCATGTCAAAGCTTGAG GATTATGTTCCGAAGCATAATGGAGTGGCACCAAAATTAAGTTGGGAAATGGAGCAACAACTAGGCTACACAACTACAAAATTGGAAATTGCTCGTTGA